In Flavobacterium sp. N1736, the following are encoded in one genomic region:
- a CDS encoding GNAT family N-acetyltransferase, whose amino-acid sequence METIDIMEIKDNTFARQFEAIIPEGLLSVEYSFQEKKIFLTKINTPEGFENQALIDTVLKSIMEIVVEKKFKLMPIHPKIVQFIKKNPKYKELLPPGIRI is encoded by the coding sequence ATGGAAACTATTGACATTATGGAAATCAAGGACAACACCTTTGCAAGACAATTTGAGGCCATAATCCCCGAAGGATTACTTTCTGTTGAATATTCGTTTCAGGAAAAGAAAATTTTTTTAACTAAAATCAATACTCCCGAAGGATTTGAAAACCAAGCATTAATTGATACTGTACTTAAAAGCATCATGGAAATTGTAGTAGAAAAGAAATTCAAATTGATGCCTATTCACCCAAAAATTGTACAATTCATCAAAAAAAATCCAAAATACAAAGAATTACTTCCTCCGGGAATTAGAATTTAA
- a CDS encoding ABC-F family ATP-binding cassette domain-containing protein → MITVNDISVQFGGTTLFSDVSFAINENDKIALMGKNGAGKSTLLKIIAGQSKPSTGSISTPKDAVVAYLPQHLLTKDGSTVMEEASKAFGEIFKMKSEIDEINEQLTVRTDYESDEYMKLIERVSDLSEKYYAIEEVNYEAEVEKILIGLGFEREDFTRQTSEFSGGWRMRIELAKILLQKPDLILLDEPTNHMDIESIQWLEEFLINSAKAVVVISHDRAFVDNITNRTIEVTMGRIYDYKAKYTHYLELRKDRRIHQQKAYDEQQKMIADNRAFIDRFKGTFSKTDAVQSRVKMLEKLVIVQVDEVDNSALKLKFPPAARSGQYPVVVKELSKKYGDHVVFKDANIVIERGEKVAFVGKNGEGKSTMIKAIMKEIGIDEGSVEIGHNSQIGYFAQNQASLLDENATIFETIDAIAVGDIRTQIKNILGAFMFQGDDITKKVKVLSGGEKTRLAMIKLLLEPVNLLILDEPSNHLDMKTKDIIKDALRDFDGTLILVSHDRDFLDGLATKVFEFGNKRVKEHFEDVAGFLAHKKMDSMREIEK, encoded by the coding sequence ATGATTACAGTTAACGATATTTCGGTTCAGTTTGGTGGAACTACATTATTTAGCGATGTTTCTTTTGCTATAAATGAAAATGATAAAATTGCCCTTATGGGTAAAAATGGTGCGGGAAAATCGACACTTTTAAAAATAATTGCAGGTCAGAGCAAACCTTCAACCGGAAGTATTTCGACACCAAAAGATGCTGTTGTGGCTTATTTACCACAGCATTTATTGACCAAAGACGGTTCGACTGTAATGGAAGAAGCATCGAAAGCGTTTGGTGAAATCTTTAAAATGAAGTCCGAAATTGATGAAATCAACGAGCAATTAACGGTTCGAACTGATTATGAAAGTGACGAATACATGAAATTAATCGAAAGAGTTTCAGACCTGAGCGAGAAATATTATGCGATTGAAGAAGTAAATTACGAAGCTGAAGTAGAGAAAATTTTAATTGGTTTAGGTTTTGAACGCGAAGATTTTACACGTCAGACTTCTGAATTTTCAGGAGGATGGAGAATGCGTATTGAATTGGCGAAAATTCTTTTGCAAAAACCGGATCTGATTTTACTGGATGAGCCTACGAACCACATGGATATTGAAAGTATTCAGTGGCTGGAAGAATTTTTAATAAATTCAGCAAAAGCAGTTGTAGTAATTTCGCACGATAGAGCGTTTGTAGATAATATTACAAACCGTACGATTGAAGTTACAATGGGAAGAATTTACGATTATAAAGCAAAATATACTCATTATTTAGAATTAAGAAAAGACCGTCGTATTCATCAGCAAAAAGCATACGACGAGCAGCAAAAGATGATTGCTGATAACAGAGCTTTTATCGATCGTTTTAAAGGAACATTCTCTAAAACAGATGCCGTTCAGTCGCGTGTTAAAATGCTTGAAAAATTAGTTATCGTACAAGTTGATGAAGTAGATAATTCTGCATTAAAATTAAAATTCCCGCCTGCAGCACGTTCAGGACAATATCCTGTTGTGGTAAAAGAGTTATCTAAAAAATACGGAGATCACGTAGTTTTTAAAGATGCTAATATTGTTATCGAAAGAGGAGAAAAAGTTGCTTTTGTTGGTAAAAATGGTGAAGGAAAATCGACAATGATCAAAGCGATCATGAAAGAAATTGGTATCGATGAAGGAAGTGTAGAAATTGGACATAATTCTCAAATTGGATATTTTGCTCAAAACCAAGCTTCTTTATTAGATGAAAATGCTACAATTTTTGAGACAATTGACGCTATTGCTGTTGGAGATATCCGTACGCAAATCAAAAATATATTAGGCGCATTTATGTTTCAGGGAGATGATATTACCAAGAAAGTAAAAGTGCTTTCGGGAGGAGAAAAAACGCGTTTGGCAATGATTAAATTATTATTGGAACCTGTTAATTTATTAATTCTGGATGAGCCTTCGAATCACTTAGACATGAAAACGAAGGACATTATTAAAGATGCATTACGTGATTTTGACGGAACATTAATTCTGGTTTCTCACGATCGTGATTTCCTTGACGGATTAGCAACGAAGGTTTTTGAATTTGGAAACAAACGAGTTAAAGAACATTTTGAAGATGTTGCCGGTTTCCTTGCTCATAAAAAAATGGATTCAATGAGAGAGATCGAAAAGTAA
- a CDS encoding response regulator transcription factor translates to MKILIIEDETGLREVVQQSLEKEKYIVETAYDYISGFDKLGSYDYDCILIDIMLPNGNGLDLLREIKKQKKQGAVIIISAKDAVDDKVEGLDLGADDYLSKPFHLSELHARIKSAIRRNNHNGDNLIVWKNIILSPEQRTVSIDNQELILNRKEFDLLYYFIINPNRLINKTAIAEYVWGDHTDQADNLDFVYSQIKNLRKKLKDTNAEIDIQAIYGIGYKMN, encoded by the coding sequence ATGAAAATTTTAATAATAGAAGATGAAACCGGTTTGCGCGAGGTAGTACAACAATCTCTTGAAAAAGAGAAATATATTGTTGAAACCGCTTATGACTATATTTCAGGATTTGACAAACTGGGTTCTTACGATTATGATTGCATTTTAATTGATATTATGCTCCCAAATGGAAACGGTTTGGACTTACTTCGCGAAATAAAAAAACAAAAAAAGCAAGGTGCGGTTATTATTATTTCTGCAAAAGATGCTGTCGACGATAAAGTCGAAGGTTTGGATTTAGGTGCTGATGATTATTTGAGTAAACCTTTTCATTTATCCGAATTACATGCCCGAATCAAATCGGCAATTCGAAGAAATAATCATAACGGAGATAATTTAATTGTTTGGAAAAATATAATACTTTCTCCTGAACAGCGAACTGTCTCTATAGATAATCAGGAATTAATTTTAAACCGAAAAGAATTTGATTTGCTCTATTATTTCATCATTAATCCAAACCGATTAATTAATAAAACTGCTATTGCTGAATATGTTTGGGGCGATCACACGGATCAGGCAGACAATCTGGATTTCGTGTATTCTCAGATTAAAAATTTACGCAAAAAACTAAAAGACACTAATGCCGAAATTGATATTCAGGCAATTTATGGTATTGGATATAAAATGAATTAA
- a CDS encoding sensor histidine kinase — translation MKLQNYTLRYLAITLLLVIPIWAGIFYIHILEEVHDNIDDDLKNSKIIIIRHVFSNKEILNSPEFGINKFTIKPLPKGNYSHKDQLFTSSEFMEYDNENEPIRTLKTVFNDDKGNSYELVIKASIVEEDELLADLFLALIGLYVMLVISILAVNHLLLKKIWKSFYTILENLKEIKLGTGGKLKPINSPIAEFKVLANEVETMLNRNESIYSSQKQFIENASHELQTPLAISINKLELFAETTVLSEEQMMEIGKITDTLNRLTRLNKSLLLLSKIDNQQYSEEENIDFNKLILVLTEDYADLADFKKVKINVTENDTLYFVMNKGLAIALISNLLKNALIHNHHNGFANFIINKNDILISNSGNSFPLNSEMIFNRFYRHTTTNESTGLGLSIVKSIITNYSITIEYLFNENHTFKINFPKK, via the coding sequence ATGAAATTACAAAATTATACACTTCGTTATCTCGCTATTACGCTTTTATTGGTAATTCCAATTTGGGCTGGAATTTTCTATATCCATATTTTAGAAGAAGTACATGATAATATTGATGATGATTTAAAAAACTCAAAAATCATTATAATCAGACATGTTTTTTCTAATAAGGAAATATTGAATTCTCCTGAATTCGGAATTAATAAGTTTACGATAAAACCGCTTCCAAAAGGCAATTATTCGCATAAGGATCAACTTTTTACTTCATCTGAATTCATGGAATATGATAATGAAAATGAACCTATCCGTACCTTAAAAACAGTTTTTAATGATGATAAAGGAAACTCTTATGAACTGGTTATAAAAGCTTCGATAGTGGAAGAAGATGAATTACTGGCCGATTTATTTCTGGCTTTAATTGGTTTGTATGTTATGCTGGTTATTAGTATTTTGGCTGTAAATCATTTGCTTTTAAAAAAAATATGGAAATCGTTTTACACTATTTTAGAAAATCTTAAAGAAATAAAACTGGGAACCGGCGGTAAATTAAAACCCATTAATTCTCCTATTGCTGAATTTAAGGTTTTGGCAAATGAAGTAGAAACAATGCTAAATCGCAATGAATCTATTTATTCAAGTCAGAAACAATTTATCGAAAATGCATCTCATGAATTACAAACGCCGCTGGCAATAAGTATTAATAAACTGGAATTATTTGCAGAAACTACAGTTTTATCAGAGGAACAAATGATGGAAATTGGAAAAATAACTGATACCTTAAATCGATTAACGCGATTGAATAAATCATTATTACTGCTATCAAAAATCGATAATCAACAATATTCCGAAGAAGAAAATATCGACTTTAATAAACTTATATTAGTATTAACAGAAGATTACGCTGATCTTGCCGATTTCAAAAAAGTCAAAATTAATGTGACCGAAAATGATACTTTATATTTTGTTATGAATAAAGGATTGGCAATTGCCTTAATTAGTAATTTATTGAAAAATGCCTTGATTCATAATCATCATAACGGTTTCGCTAATTTTATAATTAATAAAAATGACATTTTAATTTCTAACAGTGGAAATAGCTTTCCGTTAAATTCAGAAATGATCTTTAATCGATTTTACCGACATACTACAACCAATGAATCTACGGGTTTGGGCTTATCTATTGTAAAATCGATCATTACTAATTATTCGATTACGATTGAATATTTATTTAATGAAAATCATACCTTCAAAATTAATTTTCCAAAAAAGTAG
- a CDS encoding PepSY-like domain-containing protein yields MKTKLKLTTFLLAGLAFSANAQKTTITKAALPASAQTFLKTHFAGQEPSYIIKDKETFSTDYKVQFANNIEIEFDAKGNWEEVDGNHTSIPAAIVPKTIASYVKANFANTTVTKISKDYNGYEVDISNGLELEFNSKGSFLRIDN; encoded by the coding sequence ATGAAAACGAAATTAAAATTGACAACGTTCCTACTTGCAGGATTAGCATTTTCTGCAAATGCTCAAAAAACAACTATAACAAAAGCGGCTTTACCAGCAAGTGCACAGACTTTTTTAAAGACTCATTTTGCAGGACAAGAACCGTCTTATATTATTAAGGATAAAGAAACTTTCTCTACAGATTACAAAGTTCAATTTGCAAACAATATTGAAATAGAATTTGACGCAAAAGGAAATTGGGAAGAAGTAGACGGAAACCACACTTCGATTCCTGCCGCAATAGTTCCTAAAACAATTGCCTCTTATGTAAAAGCAAATTTTGCGAATACAACAGTAACCAAAATCAGTAAGGACTACAATGGTTATGAAGTAGATATAAGCAACGGCTTAGAATTGGAATTTAATTCTAAAGGCAGCTTTTTAAGAATCGACAACTAA
- a CDS encoding PepSY-like domain-containing protein, with translation MKKLILSGFIALSLLFTTTSCDSKDDDHESVISAADLPVAATTFVTTYFPNATYALIQKKNKLDNDGSLYDVRLTNNFEIDFDANGNWVDIDGNHQAIPVELVPEKIQAYVTTNYANQFVTSIDKEPTYIEVELSNNMELIFDLQGNFSRIDN, from the coding sequence ATGAAAAAATTAATTTTATCAGGTTTTATCGCTTTATCACTTTTATTTACCACAACATCTTGCGACAGTAAAGATGACGATCACGAATCTGTAATTTCTGCTGCCGACTTACCTGTTGCTGCCACCACATTTGTAACGACCTATTTCCCTAATGCAACTTATGCGCTCATACAAAAGAAAAACAAGCTTGATAACGACGGTTCTCTTTATGATGTAAGACTTACCAATAATTTCGAAATTGATTTTGATGCAAACGGAAATTGGGTTGATATCGACGGAAATCATCAGGCGATTCCTGTTGAATTGGTTCCTGAAAAAATCCAGGCTTATGTAACAACAAATTATGCCAATCAATTTGTTACCTCAATTGACAAAGAACCAACTTATATTGAAGTGGAGCTTTCTAACAATATGGAATTAATATTTGATCTGCAGGGAAATTTTAGCAGAATTGATAATTAA
- a CDS encoding PepSY-like domain-containing protein, translating to MKKTFLTGFIALSLLVSTTSCDSNDDNGNNEKTTIQSTELPTTAKTFTETYFPSAVYKSVLKSKTPSANGSVYDISLANGFEIDFDANGNWTEIDGGNQAIPTALIPAKINAYVAANYPELFIVQIENEKTKYDVELSNDLDLVFTMDGDFVRIDHDGDNHNEVVVNPTTLPAAAKTFISTHFPDAIIRLVEKQNTAGTNGSIYDVSLSNGFEIDFDVNGNWTEIDGNRLAIPTALIPAKISLYVTANYPNLFVTAIDKEKTYIDVELSNDVDLVFDLQENFLRTNN from the coding sequence ATGAAAAAAACATTTTTAACAGGTTTCATCGCTTTATCTCTTTTAGTTTCTACAACATCTTGCGATAGTAATGATGACAATGGTAATAACGAAAAAACGACAATTCAGTCAACGGAACTTCCTACTACAGCAAAAACATTTACCGAAACATATTTTCCAAGTGCAGTATACAAATCAGTTTTAAAATCAAAAACTCCAAGTGCAAACGGATCTGTATATGATATTTCGCTGGCAAATGGCTTTGAAATTGATTTTGATGCTAACGGAAACTGGACAGAAATTGACGGAGGAAATCAGGCAATTCCAACTGCTTTAATTCCGGCAAAAATAAACGCTTATGTTGCAGCAAATTATCCGGAACTATTTATTGTTCAAATCGAAAATGAAAAAACAAAATATGACGTAGAACTTTCTAATGATCTTGATTTAGTTTTTACTATGGATGGTGATTTTGTACGCATTGACCATGACGGAGATAATCATAACGAAGTTGTAGTTAACCCAACAACATTACCGGCAGCGGCTAAAACATTTATTAGCACACATTTTCCTGATGCAATAATACGATTAGTAGAAAAACAAAATACTGCCGGTACAAACGGTTCGATTTATGATGTTTCTCTTTCAAATGGTTTCGAAATTGATTTTGATGTTAACGGAAACTGGACAGAAATTGACGGAAACAGACTAGCGATTCCAACTGCTTTAATACCTGCAAAAATCAGTTTATACGTAACTGCGAATTATCCTAATTTGTTTGTAACAGCAATCGATAAAGAGAAAACTTATATTGATGTAGAACTTTCTAATGATGTAGATCTAGTTTTTGATCTTCAGGAAAATTTTCTTAGAACCAATAATTAA
- a CDS encoding GlmU family protein produces MNYILFDGPVRNALLPFTFTRPVADILIGIMTIRQKWEMRLGSTITTITEDYLSEKFPMVELEENVMINAAYLPNDTLAELVSNLTTNQAIFKGDDVIAFFTNENQEEVDFDSYEIIQYNDDCLTVEHTWDIFSKNDAAIRADFEYLTEDRKSQPIPKSVNTIAPENIFIEEGAKLEFVTLNASNGPIYIGKNTEIMEGTVIRGPFALCENAQVKLNAKVYGATTVGPGSRIGGEVKNSVLFANSNKGHDGFLGDSVLGEWCNIGADSNNSNLKNNYEEVKLWSYETEGFAKTGLQFCGLMMGDHSKCGINTMFNTGTVVGVSANIFGSGFPRNFVPSFSWGGAAGFTTYVTKKAFETAKLVMGRRNIDFDETEAAILEHIFEETKKWRND; encoded by the coding sequence ATGAACTACATTCTTTTTGACGGTCCCGTCCGGAATGCTCTATTGCCCTTTACTTTTACAAGGCCTGTGGCTGATATTTTAATCGGAATCATGACTATTCGTCAAAAATGGGAAATGCGTTTAGGCTCGACCATAACTACTATAACCGAAGATTATTTGTCAGAGAAATTTCCGATGGTAGAATTAGAAGAAAATGTAATGATCAATGCAGCTTATTTGCCAAATGATACGCTTGCAGAACTGGTTTCTAATTTAACAACCAATCAGGCCATATTTAAAGGCGACGATGTAATTGCTTTTTTTACAAATGAAAATCAGGAAGAAGTTGATTTTGATTCCTATGAAATCATTCAATATAATGACGATTGTTTAACAGTTGAACATACCTGGGATATTTTTTCTAAAAACGACGCTGCAATTCGTGCCGATTTTGAATACTTAACAGAGGATCGAAAATCACAGCCAATCCCTAAAAGCGTTAATACAATTGCACCCGAAAATATATTTATAGAGGAAGGTGCAAAATTAGAATTCGTAACCTTAAACGCCTCAAACGGACCTATATATATAGGTAAGAATACCGAAATTATGGAAGGAACGGTAATTCGCGGTCCTTTTGCTTTATGCGAAAATGCTCAGGTAAAACTAAACGCTAAAGTTTACGGCGCAACAACTGTTGGTCCCGGATCAAGAATAGGAGGAGAGGTTAAAAACTCGGTTCTGTTTGCGAATTCAAACAAAGGACACGACGGATTTTTAGGTGATTCTGTTCTTGGAGAATGGTGTAATATTGGAGCTGACAGCAACAATTCTAACCTGAAAAACAACTACGAAGAAGTAAAATTATGGAGTTACGAAACGGAAGGTTTTGCAAAAACCGGACTCCAGTTTTGTGGTTTAATGATGGGAGATCACAGTAAATGCGGCATCAATACGATGTTTAATACGGGAACTGTGGTTGGAGTAAGCGCCAATATTTTTGGGAGCGGATTTCCCCGCAATTTTGTCCCAAGTTTTTCATGGGGCGGCGCAGCAGGTTTTACAACGTATGTAACCAAAAAAGCTTTTGAAACTGCAAAATTAGTAATGGGACGACGAAATATAGATTTCGACGAAACAGAAGCAGCAATTTTAGAACACATTTTTGAGGAAACAAAAAAATGGAGAAACGATTAA
- a CDS encoding type B 50S ribosomal protein L31 — MKKGIHPENYRLVAFKDMSNDEVFITKSTADTKETIEVDGVEYPVVKMEISRTSHPFYTGKSKLIDTAGRIDKFKTKYAKHVKN; from the coding sequence ATGAAAAAAGGAATTCACCCAGAAAATTACAGATTAGTTGCATTTAAAGACATGTCTAACGACGAAGTTTTTATTACTAAATCTACTGCAGATACAAAAGAAACAATTGAAGTTGACGGAGTTGAGTATCCAGTTGTAAAAATGGAGATTTCCAGAACATCTCACCCTTTTTATACTGGTAAATCTAAACTTATCGATACTGCAGGACGTATTGATAAATTCAAAACTAAATATGCAAAACACGTTAAAAACTAA